In one window of Amblyomma americanum isolate KBUSLIRL-KWMA chromosome 9, ASM5285725v1, whole genome shotgun sequence DNA:
- the LOC144105565 gene encoding membrane metallo-endopeptidase-like 1 isoform X2 — protein MDHSVNPCHDFYRHVCGRWMRDTHKPSSFMIDVARNMTDVWHQALTKDHTKGDYHELRQGAAFFYRSCLTFLEQQTDIAAAAQELFKALNLPVSKWLAETRWSSSFTTSFTSPL, from the exons ATGGACCATAGCGTAAACCCGTGCCACGACTTCTACCGGCACGTGTGCGGCCGCTGGATGCGGGACACACATAAACCGTCCTCCTTCATGATAGACGTAGCCCGCAACATGACTGACGTGTGGCATCAGGCGCTCACCAAGGACCACACCAAGGGAGACTACCACGAGCTTCGCCAGGGAGCCGCCTTCTTCTACCGGTCGTGCCTCACATTTCTCGAGCAGCAAACCGACATCGCGGCCGCTGCGCAGGAGCTGTTCAAA GCTCTCAACCTGCCCGTGTCAAAATGGCTTGCCGAAACCAGATGGAGCAGTTCTTTCACAACGTCCTTCACCTCTCCGTTGTGA